A region from the Leptolyngbya subtilissima AS-A7 genome encodes:
- the rpoB gene encoding DNA-directed RNA polymerase subunit beta: MTETTVYQAPPNFVLPDLVEIQRSSFRWFLEEGLIEELESFSPITDYTGKLELHFLGKQYKLKSPKYDVDEAKRRDATYAVQMYVPTRLINKETGEIKEQEVFIGDLPLMTDRGTFIINGAERVIVNQIVRSPGVYYKAETDKNGRRTYNANLIPNRGAWLKFETDKNDLVWVRIDKTRKLSAQVLLKALGLTDNEIFDSLRHPDYFQKTIEKEGQFSEEEALLELYRKLRPGEPPTVAGGEQLLHSRFSDPKRYDLGRVGRYKLNRKLRLNVPDATRVLTPTDILSAIDYLINLEFDIGSIDDIDHLGNRRVRSVGELLQNQVRVGLNRLERIIRERMTVSDSDSLTPASLVNPKPLVAAIKEFFGSSQLSQFMDQTNPLAELTHKRRISALGPGGLTRERAGFAVRDIHPSHYGRICPIETPEGPNAGLIGSLATHARVNEFGFIETPFFKAENGRVFKDVEPIYMTADEEDDLRVAPGDIATDENGYIIGSTIPVRYRQDFTTTDSTEVDYVAVSPVQIISVATSLIPFLEHDDANRALMGSNMQRQAVPLLQPERPLVGTGLEAQAARDSGMVIISRTDGEIVYLDADLIKVRDPEGNVHEYELQKYQRSNQDTCLNQRPIVFPGEKVQSGQVLADGSATEGGELALGQNVLVAYMPWEGYNYEDAILLSERLVYDDVYTSIHVEKFEIEARQTKLGPEEITREIPNVGEDALRQLDETGIIRIGAWVESGDILVGKVTPKGESDQPPEEKLLRAIFGEKARDVRDNSLRVPNGEKGRVVDVRVFTREQGDELPPGANMVVRVYVAQKRKIQVGDKMAGRHGNKGIISRILPIEDMPYLPDGTPIDIALNPLGVPSRMNVGQVFECLLGWAADNLDCRFKVIPFDEMYGEEASRNSTHGKLMEARETSGKDWIFNPDDPGKIVLRDGRTGEAFDKAITVGRAYMLKLVHLVDDKIHARSTGPYSLVTQQPLGGKAQQGGQRFGEMEVWALEAFGAAYTLQELLTVKSDDMQGRNEALNAIVKGKSIPRPGTPESFKVLMRELQSLCLDIAVHKVETREDGTSRDTEVDLMADVNSRRTPSRPTYESIARDEELEEVED; encoded by the coding sequence ATGACTGAAACCACCGTTTACCAAGCTCCCCCTAACTTTGTTCTGCCTGACCTGGTAGAAATTCAGCGGTCTAGTTTTCGCTGGTTCCTAGAAGAAGGATTGATCGAAGAGCTGGAAAGCTTTTCTCCTATTACCGACTATACCGGCAAACTTGAGCTGCATTTCCTCGGCAAGCAGTACAAGCTAAAAAGCCCTAAATATGACGTTGATGAAGCCAAGCGGCGGGATGCTACCTACGCCGTGCAGATGTACGTGCCTACCCGGCTAATCAACAAAGAAACCGGGGAAATTAAGGAACAGGAAGTCTTCATCGGCGACTTGCCTCTGATGACCGATCGCGGCACCTTCATTATCAACGGTGCAGAGCGAGTCATTGTTAACCAGATCGTGCGTAGTCCTGGGGTTTACTACAAGGCCGAGACCGACAAAAACGGTCGCCGCACCTACAACGCCAACCTAATCCCCAACCGGGGTGCCTGGCTCAAGTTTGAGACCGACAAAAATGACTTAGTCTGGGTTCGCATCGACAAAACCCGCAAACTATCGGCTCAGGTGCTGCTTAAGGCGTTAGGGCTAACCGACAACGAGATCTTCGACTCTCTGCGTCACCCCGACTACTTCCAAAAAACCATTGAGAAAGAGGGCCAGTTCAGCGAAGAAGAGGCTCTGCTAGAGCTTTACCGCAAGTTGCGTCCCGGGGAACCTCCCACTGTGGCTGGCGGCGAGCAATTGCTGCACTCGCGCTTCTCTGACCCCAAGCGCTATGACTTGGGACGGGTGGGTCGCTATAAGCTCAACCGCAAGCTGCGCCTCAATGTGCCCGATGCCACTCGGGTGCTGACTCCCACCGATATTCTGTCGGCGATCGACTACCTCATCAACCTCGAATTTGATATCGGTTCCATCGACGACATCGACCACCTCGGCAACCGCCGGGTGCGTTCCGTGGGTGAGTTGCTGCAAAACCAGGTACGGGTAGGTCTTAACCGCCTAGAGCGCATCATTCGGGAACGCATGACCGTTTCTGACTCGGACTCGCTCACCCCAGCATCTCTGGTTAACCCCAAGCCCCTAGTAGCCGCTATCAAGGAGTTCTTTGGCTCCAGCCAGCTCTCCCAGTTCATGGACCAAACCAACCCCCTGGCGGAGTTGACCCACAAGCGACGCATCAGCGCCCTCGGTCCTGGTGGTCTTACCCGCGAGCGTGCCGGTTTTGCCGTGCGGGATATTCACCCCTCCCACTACGGACGCATTTGCCCCATTGAGACTCCGGAAGGCCCCAACGCTGGCCTGATCGGCTCCCTGGCGACCCACGCCCGGGTGAACGAATTCGGCTTTATTGAAACCCCCTTCTTCAAAGCTGAGAACGGTCGGGTCTTTAAAGATGTCGAGCCCATCTACATGACCGCCGATGAGGAAGACGATCTGCGGGTTGCCCCTGGTGACATTGCCACCGACGAAAACGGATACATCATTGGCAGCACGATCCCGGTGCGCTATCGCCAAGATTTCACCACCACTGACTCCACTGAGGTGGACTATGTCGCGGTGTCGCCCGTACAAATTATCTCTGTGGCCACCTCGCTGATTCCTTTCCTGGAGCACGACGACGCCAACCGGGCGTTGATGGGCTCGAACATGCAGCGTCAGGCGGTGCCTCTGCTCCAGCCAGAGCGCCCCTTAGTGGGTACTGGGCTAGAAGCTCAGGCGGCTCGCGACTCGGGAATGGTAATCATCAGCCGTACCGATGGGGAAATTGTCTACCTGGATGCCGATCTGATCAAGGTTCGCGATCCTGAGGGCAACGTCCACGAGTACGAGCTGCAAAAGTATCAGCGCTCCAACCAGGACACCTGTCTGAACCAGCGCCCCATCGTATTTCCTGGGGAAAAGGTGCAGTCGGGCCAGGTGCTCGCCGATGGCTCTGCTACCGAGGGCGGTGAACTGGCGCTAGGGCAAAACGTCTTAGTCGCCTATATGCCTTGGGAAGGCTACAACTACGAGGACGCTATCTTACTCAGCGAGCGTCTGGTGTATGACGACGTCTACACCTCCATTCACGTGGAGAAGTTTGAGATCGAGGCTCGTCAGACCAAGCTTGGCCCCGAGGAAATTACCCGAGAAATTCCCAACGTTGGCGAAGATGCCCTGCGTCAGCTTGACGAAACCGGGATCATTCGTATCGGGGCATGGGTAGAGTCAGGCGATATTCTGGTGGGCAAGGTTACGCCTAAGGGCGAGTCTGACCAACCCCCAGAAGAAAAGCTGCTGCGGGCCATCTTTGGGGAAAAAGCCCGAGATGTGCGCGATAACTCCCTACGAGTGCCTAACGGCGAGAAAGGTCGGGTCGTCGATGTGCGGGTGTTTACCCGAGAGCAGGGCGATGAGCTACCCCCCGGCGCCAACATGGTGGTGCGGGTCTATGTGGCCCAAAAGCGTAAGATTCAGGTGGGCGACAAGATGGCTGGTCGCCATGGTAACAAGGGAATTATTTCCCGTATTTTGCCCATTGAAGATATGCCCTACCTGCCCGATGGCACTCCCATCGACATTGCCCTCAACCCACTTGGGGTACCTTCCCGCATGAACGTGGGGCAGGTGTTTGAGTGCTTACTGGGTTGGGCTGCCGACAACCTTGATTGTCGCTTCAAGGTGATTCCCTTCGACGAGATGTACGGAGAGGAGGCCTCTCGAAACTCTACTCACGGCAAGCTGATGGAGGCCCGAGAAACCAGCGGCAAAGACTGGATCTTCAACCCTGACGACCCCGGCAAAATTGTGCTGCGGGACGGTCGTACCGGTGAAGCTTTTGACAAAGCTATTACCGTTGGTAGAGCTTACATGCTGAAGCTGGTGCACCTAGTCGACGACAAGATCCACGCCCGTTCTACTGGCCCTTACTCTCTGGTGACTCAGCAGCCTCTGGGTGGTAAGGCCCAGCAGGGTGGTCAGCGTTTTGGAGAAATGGAAGTTTGGGCTCTGGAAGCTTTTGGAGCAGCCTATACCCTCCAAGAGTTGCTGACGGTCAAGTCGGACGATATGCAGGGGCGCAATGAGGCGTTGAATGCGATCGTCAAGGGCAAGTCGATTCCTCGACCGGGTACTCCTGAGTCCTTTAAGGTGCTGATGCGAGAGCTGCAGTCCCTCTGTTTGGACATTGCGGTGCACAAGGTAGAAACTCGGGAAGACGGCACCAGCCGCGACACCGAAGTGGACCTCATGGCCGACGTTAACAGTCGCCGTACTCCGTCTCGCCCCACCTACGAGTCCATTGCCCGGGATGAAGAGCTAGAGGAAGTAGAAGACTAG
- the rnc gene encoding ribonuclease III, whose amino-acid sequence MTDLPPSRQRQLEQWVQKFALPTANATNWVRLNQALTHKSVDAANNYEQLELLGDAVLRLAATECLQENFPNASVGELSAVRSVLISDRTLAQLAQELDLAPYLTIASGMKVGPTHLADALEAVVAVLYLETRALGPVHTWLDDSLLRLTAAVRQDPARQNYKVALQELTQAHSKTLPQYRTVEQQPVDGDPQRYASTVWFRETCWGSGHGPTKKQAEQAAAAAAYDRLRQTLTHESSSSAT is encoded by the coding sequence GTGACCGATCTCCCCCCATCTCGGCAGCGCCAGCTGGAGCAGTGGGTGCAAAAGTTTGCCCTACCCACCGCTAATGCTACTAACTGGGTGCGCCTCAACCAGGCTTTGACCCACAAATCGGTAGACGCGGCCAATAACTATGAACAGCTTGAGCTGCTGGGAGATGCGGTGCTGCGATTAGCGGCGACGGAGTGTTTGCAAGAAAATTTTCCCAACGCTTCGGTGGGCGAATTGTCGGCAGTGCGCTCAGTGCTGATTAGCGATCGCACCCTCGCCCAGCTGGCCCAAGAGCTAGATCTAGCTCCCTACCTTACTATTGCCTCTGGAATGAAGGTCGGCCCCACTCACCTAGCCGATGCCTTAGAGGCAGTGGTGGCCGTGCTCTATTTAGAAACCCGTGCTTTAGGGCCAGTGCACACCTGGCTAGACGACTCGCTGCTCCGGCTGACGGCTGCCGTGCGCCAAGACCCAGCCCGACAAAACTACAAAGTAGCCCTGCAAGAACTCACCCAGGCTCACAGCAAAACCCTTCCCCAGTACCGCACCGTAGAACAGCAGCCGGTGGATGGCGACCCCCAACGCTATGCATCCACCGTATGGTTTCGGGAAACCTGTTGGGGAAGCGGTCACGGCCCCACCAAAAAACAGGCTGAACAGGCCGCCGCCGCTGCCGCCTACGATCGCCTTCGCCAAACCCTCACCCATGAGTCCTCATCCTCAGCCACTTAA
- a CDS encoding DNA-directed RNA polymerase subunit beta', which yields MAEQGAPQTSLTFRNRIIDKKQLKKLISWSFTHYGTARTSQMADRIKDLGFKYATRAGVSISVEDLQVPQEKKGMLAAAEEDIRITEERYTRGEITEVERLTKVIDTWNDTSEELKDQVVKNFKENNPLNSVYMMAFSGARGNISQVRQLVGMRGLMANPQGEIIDLPIKTNFREGLTVTEYVISSYGARKGLVDTALRTADSGYLTRRLVDVSQDVIIREHDCGTTRGIPLRSMTDGERVLIPLENRLLGRVVAEDVPHPKTGEVLLEKDHPVSPETAEMLAEAGVEGVVVRSPLTCEATRSVCRLCYGWSLAHSEMVDLGEAVGIIAAQSIGEPGTQMTMRTFHTGGTFTGEVAPRIRASKDGTVKLPKNLKTRAFRTRYGEDALMIESNADVVIEGSGKNKSESLPQGTILFVDDGETVQKDQLLAELPSAGRTRKVTEKATKDVTSDLAGEVKFAGLVQEEKTDRQGNTTRLAQRGGLLWVLAGDVYNLPPSAEPVVRNGDYVNADDTLAETKLTTERGGLVRLPEADDEKGTREVEIITASVMLDQAHVRKEQGQGREHYFIETAHGQRFSLIATPGAKVTSGQVIAELEDDRFHTQTGGIVKFAGVDVAKKGKGKQGYEVVQGGTLLWIPEEAHEVNKDISLLMVEDGQYLEAGTEVVKDIFCQNSGVVEVTQKNDILREILVKPGDIHMVDAPEDVMDRDGTLVNAGEEVMPGLVADALRYIEYVETPDGPALLLRPVEEYVVPNEPAVPSQDSAADAAGSIKLRAIQRIPFKDGERVKSVVGVELLRTQLVLDIEDESPHVVADIELVPDDSDADLMRLQMVVLETQVIRRDVVADQTQGSTVTRLLVEDGQQIEPGAVVARTEIRCKEAGEVRGIREGQEAVRRVLVVRESDRMKVDLQGKQPTVKVGDLVVADTELAPGLTHEESGQVTAIDDGQIALRLARPYRVSTGAVLHIEDGDLVQRGDNLVLLVFERAKTGDIIQGLPRIEELLEARKPKEACVLSERPGNAQVVYSDDETVEVKIIEDDGVVTEYPISPGQNVIVSDGQRVSTAEHLTDGPANPHQILEVFFKYNLSLGMGIHDAALGALQEVQSFLVNEVQSVYQSQGIDISDKHTEVIVRQMSSKCRIDDGGDTTMLPGELVEIYQVEQVNEAMAITGGAPAEYTPVLLGITKASLNTDSFISAASFQETTRVLTEAAIEGKSDWLRGLKENVIIGRLIPAGTGYNAYEESPAPELDPAYESAILDDDMVLQDVVLDDFTARSYDLEGNLSMLNDDEMIGGMSLEDGTPRGNGDFPGLGNGIGIDGIDDDLLIDDQTEAL from the coding sequence ATGGCTGAGCAAGGGGCACCTCAAACCTCTCTGACCTTTCGGAACCGGATTATCGATAAGAAGCAGCTCAAAAAGCTGATCTCCTGGTCGTTTACCCACTACGGCACCGCCCGCACGTCTCAGATGGCCGATCGCATCAAAGACTTGGGCTTTAAGTACGCCACCCGGGCTGGGGTTTCCATCAGCGTGGAAGATCTCCAGGTACCCCAGGAGAAAAAGGGCATGCTAGCCGCTGCCGAAGAGGACATTCGCATTACCGAAGAGCGGTATACGCGGGGCGAAATCACTGAAGTAGAGCGTCTCACTAAGGTAATCGACACCTGGAACGACACCAGCGAAGAGCTGAAAGACCAGGTGGTGAAGAACTTTAAGGAAAACAATCCTCTCAACTCGGTGTACATGATGGCCTTCTCGGGAGCCCGAGGAAACATCTCCCAAGTGCGCCAGTTGGTGGGCATGCGGGGTCTGATGGCGAACCCTCAAGGGGAAATCATCGACCTGCCCATTAAGACCAACTTTCGCGAGGGGCTGACCGTTACCGAGTACGTGATCTCCTCCTACGGGGCCCGTAAGGGTCTGGTGGATACGGCGCTGCGAACCGCTGACTCAGGCTATCTCACCCGCCGTCTGGTGGACGTTTCTCAGGATGTGATCATTCGGGAGCACGACTGCGGTACGACCCGCGGCATTCCCCTGCGCAGCATGACTGACGGTGAGCGGGTGCTGATTCCTTTGGAGAACCGTCTGCTGGGCCGGGTGGTTGCCGAAGATGTGCCGCATCCCAAAACCGGCGAGGTGCTGTTGGAGAAAGACCATCCTGTGTCTCCAGAGACGGCAGAAATGCTAGCTGAGGCTGGAGTCGAAGGTGTGGTGGTGCGATCGCCCCTCACCTGCGAAGCCACCCGCTCTGTGTGCCGCCTCTGCTACGGCTGGAGCCTAGCCCACTCTGAAATGGTTGACCTCGGCGAAGCAGTTGGCATCATTGCCGCCCAGTCCATCGGTGAGCCTGGTACCCAGATGACCATGCGTACCTTCCACACCGGCGGTACCTTTACCGGCGAAGTGGCTCCCCGCATCCGGGCCAGCAAGGATGGCACCGTAAAACTGCCTAAAAACCTGAAGACTCGTGCCTTCCGCACTCGCTACGGCGAAGATGCGTTGATGATTGAGTCAAACGCTGACGTGGTGATTGAGGGCAGCGGTAAGAATAAATCTGAATCGCTGCCCCAGGGCACAATTCTGTTTGTCGATGACGGTGAAACCGTACAAAAGGATCAGCTTTTGGCTGAGCTGCCCTCGGCGGGGCGCACGCGCAAGGTGACCGAGAAGGCTACCAAAGACGTGACCTCTGACCTAGCTGGGGAAGTGAAATTCGCCGGCCTAGTGCAGGAAGAAAAGACCGACCGTCAGGGCAACACCACTCGCTTAGCCCAGCGGGGCGGTTTGCTATGGGTGCTAGCCGGTGACGTCTACAACCTGCCCCCTAGTGCAGAGCCGGTGGTGCGCAACGGCGACTACGTCAACGCCGATGACACCCTAGCCGAAACCAAACTCACCACTGAACGGGGTGGTTTGGTCCGTTTGCCCGAAGCCGACGACGAAAAAGGCACTCGCGAGGTTGAAATCATCACCGCCTCCGTCATGCTTGACCAAGCCCATGTACGCAAGGAACAGGGTCAGGGTCGGGAGCACTACTTCATTGAGACCGCCCATGGGCAGCGGTTTTCTCTGATTGCCACGCCGGGGGCCAAGGTCACCAGTGGTCAGGTGATTGCTGAACTCGAAGACGATCGCTTCCACACCCAAACCGGCGGCATCGTCAAGTTTGCCGGGGTCGATGTAGCTAAAAAAGGTAAGGGAAAGCAGGGCTACGAAGTCGTGCAGGGCGGTACGCTGCTGTGGATTCCTGAGGAGGCCCACGAGGTCAACAAAGACATTTCTCTGCTGATGGTAGAAGACGGCCAGTACCTGGAAGCGGGCACCGAGGTCGTTAAAGATATCTTCTGCCAAAACAGCGGTGTGGTCGAAGTTACTCAAAAGAACGACATTCTGCGCGAGATCTTGGTCAAACCCGGCGACATTCACATGGTGGATGCCCCCGAGGATGTGATGGATCGCGATGGCACTCTAGTTAACGCTGGGGAAGAGGTGATGCCAGGTCTGGTGGCTGATGCCCTGCGCTACATCGAGTATGTCGAAACCCCTGACGGCCCCGCCCTGCTGCTGCGCCCGGTGGAAGAGTACGTGGTGCCCAACGAGCCCGCTGTACCTAGCCAGGACAGCGCCGCCGATGCCGCCGGTTCAATCAAACTGCGCGCCATCCAGCGGATTCCTTTTAAGGATGGAGAGCGGGTGAAGTCGGTGGTTGGTGTTGAGCTGTTGCGCACTCAGCTGGTGCTCGACATCGAAGACGAATCACCCCACGTCGTGGCCGATATTGAGCTGGTCCCCGACGACAGCGATGCTGACCTGATGCGCCTGCAAATGGTGGTGCTCGAAACCCAAGTGATTCGCCGTGATGTAGTGGCTGACCAAACCCAGGGCAGCACCGTCACTCGTCTGCTGGTGGAAGATGGTCAGCAGATTGAGCCGGGCGCGGTCGTGGCCCGCACCGAGATTCGCTGTAAAGAGGCGGGTGAGGTGCGCGGTATTCGCGAAGGGCAAGAGGCTGTTCGCCGCGTGCTAGTTGTGCGGGAGTCCGATCGTATGAAGGTCGATCTCCAGGGCAAACAACCAACGGTGAAGGTGGGCGATCTAGTGGTGGCCGATACTGAATTGGCTCCTGGTCTAACCCATGAAGAGTCGGGTCAAGTCACCGCCATCGACGATGGCCAAATTGCTCTACGGCTGGCTCGTCCCTACCGGGTATCTACCGGTGCCGTACTACACATTGAAGACGGTGACCTGGTACAGCGGGGTGACAATCTCGTGTTGCTGGTGTTTGAGCGGGCTAAAACCGGCGACATCATCCAGGGTCTACCCCGGATTGAGGAACTGCTGGAGGCCCGCAAACCTAAGGAGGCCTGTGTGCTGTCTGAGCGCCCCGGCAATGCCCAGGTTGTCTATAGCGATGACGAGACTGTAGAGGTCAAAATCATCGAAGACGATGGTGTGGTGACGGAATACCCCATTAGTCCGGGCCAAAACGTGATTGTCTCTGACGGCCAGCGGGTAAGCACCGCTGAGCACCTCACCGACGGCCCCGCCAACCCCCACCAGATTCTGGAGGTGTTCTTCAAGTACAACCTCAGCCTAGGCATGGGCATCCACGATGCGGCACTCGGAGCTTTGCAGGAAGTGCAGTCGTTCTTGGTAAACGAGGTGCAGTCGGTGTACCAGTCCCAGGGCATCGACATTTCTGACAAGCACACCGAGGTGATTGTGCGGCAGATGTCGTCGAAGTGCCGAATTGACGACGGCGGTGATACTACCATGCTGCCTGGTGAGCTAGTGGAAATCTATCAGGTGGAGCAGGTCAATGAGGCTATGGCGATCACGGGCGGTGCTCCGGCGGAATACACGCCGGTGCTGCTAGGGATCACGAAAGCTTCGCTGAACACTGATAGCTTCATCTCCGCCGCTAGCTTCCAAGAAACCACCCGGGTGCTAACGGAAGCGGCGATCGAAGGCAAATCGGACTGGTTGCGCGGCTTGAAGGAGAACGTCATCATCGGTCGTTTGATTCCGGCAGGAACGGGCTATAACGCCTATGAGGAGTCTCCGGCTCCGGAACTTGACCCGGCCTATGAGTCGGCCATTTTGGACGACGACATGGTGCTCCAAGACGTGGTGCTAGATGATTTCACCGCCCGCAGCTATGACCTTGAGGGCAACCTCAGCATGCTTAATGACGATGAGATGATCGGCGGTATGTCGTTGGAAGATGGCACTCCGCGCGGCAACGGTGACTTTCCCGGACTGGGGAATGGCATTGGCATCGATGGTATCGACGATGATCTCTTGATCGACGACCAAACCGAAGCCCTCTAA
- a CDS encoding DNA-directed RNA polymerase subunit gamma, translating to MAKLEQRFDYVKIGLASPERIRQWGERTLPNGQIVGEVTKPETINYRTLKPEMDGLFCERIFGPAKDWECHCGKYKRVRHRGIVCERCGVEVTESRVRRHRMGYIKLAAPVAHVWYLKGIPSYIAILLDMPLRDVEQIVYFNAYVVLDAGNAENLSYKQLLTEDQWIEIEDQLYDEETELAGVEVGIGAEALQRLLEDLELEATAEKLREDIANSKGQKRAKLIKRLRVIDNFIATGSKTEWMVLDVIPVIPPDLRPMVQLDGGRFATSDLNDLYRRVINRNNRLARLQEILAPEIIVRNEKRMLQEAVDALIDNGRRGRTVVGANNRPLKSLSDIIEGKQGRFRQNLLGKRVDYSGRSVIVVGPKLQIHQCGLPREMAIELFQPFVIHRLIRQGLVNNIKAAKKLIQHNDPSVWDVLEEVIESHPVMLNRAPTLHRLGIQAFEPILVEGRAIQLHPLVCPAFNADFDGDQMAVHVPLSLEAQSEARLLMLASNNVLSPATGQPIITPSQDMVLGCYYLTAENPDAVKGEGHYFGSMEDAIMAFEQGVVDLHSKVWLRFDGEVESDQPKNTSPERMESEDGSITEIYPDRRVRLDSEGKLISQYIKTTAGRIIYNKAVLDAIAG from the coding sequence ATGGCCAAGCTAGAACAACGGTTTGACTACGTCAAAATTGGATTAGCCTCCCCGGAACGCATTCGTCAGTGGGGGGAACGCACTCTGCCCAACGGGCAAATTGTGGGGGAAGTAACCAAGCCTGAAACCATTAACTACCGTACTCTCAAGCCCGAAATGGACGGGCTGTTCTGTGAGCGCATCTTTGGCCCCGCCAAGGATTGGGAATGCCACTGTGGTAAGTACAAGCGTGTGCGCCATCGCGGCATTGTGTGTGAGCGCTGCGGTGTAGAGGTAACTGAATCGCGGGTGCGGCGTCACCGCATGGGTTATATCAAGCTGGCTGCTCCAGTGGCCCACGTGTGGTACTTAAAAGGCATTCCCAGCTATATCGCCATTCTGCTCGATATGCCGCTGCGGGACGTGGAGCAGATTGTCTATTTCAACGCCTACGTGGTGCTAGATGCAGGTAATGCCGAGAATCTCAGCTATAAGCAGCTGCTGACGGAAGACCAGTGGATTGAAATTGAAGACCAGCTCTACGACGAAGAGACTGAGCTGGCTGGGGTAGAGGTCGGCATTGGTGCTGAAGCTCTCCAGCGGCTGCTAGAGGATTTGGAGCTAGAAGCCACGGCGGAAAAGCTGCGGGAAGACATCGCTAACTCCAAAGGCCAGAAGCGGGCCAAGTTGATCAAGCGCCTGCGGGTGATCGACAACTTCATCGCCACGGGCTCTAAAACCGAGTGGATGGTGCTGGACGTGATTCCGGTAATCCCGCCCGACCTAAGGCCCATGGTGCAGCTGGACGGCGGCCGTTTTGCGACCTCTGACCTGAACGATCTCTATCGTCGGGTGATCAACCGCAACAACCGACTGGCTCGCCTTCAGGAGATTCTGGCTCCTGAAATCATCGTCCGTAACGAAAAGCGGATGTTGCAAGAGGCGGTAGATGCGCTGATCGATAACGGTCGCCGGGGTCGCACCGTAGTGGGGGCCAATAACCGTCCGCTGAAGTCGCTCTCCGACATTATTGAAGGTAAACAGGGGCGCTTCCGGCAAAACTTGTTGGGTAAGCGGGTTGATTACTCTGGCCGTTCTGTCATTGTGGTGGGGCCTAAGCTGCAGATTCACCAGTGCGGTTTGCCTCGGGAGATGGCGATCGAACTGTTTCAGCCCTTTGTGATCCACCGGTTGATTCGCCAGGGGCTGGTCAACAACATCAAGGCGGCAAAGAAGCTGATTCAGCACAACGACCCCAGCGTCTGGGACGTGCTGGAAGAGGTGATTGAGAGCCACCCAGTCATGCTAAACCGGGCACCGACCCTACACCGTTTGGGGATTCAAGCCTTTGAACCCATCCTGGTAGAAGGGCGCGCGATTCAGCTGCACCCGCTGGTGTGTCCGGCCTTTAACGCTGACTTTGACGGTGACCAGATGGCCGTGCACGTACCGCTGTCTCTTGAGGCGCAGTCGGAGGCGCGTCTGCTGATGCTGGCTTCGAACAACGTGTTGTCGCCTGCTACTGGCCAGCCGATTATTACCCCGTCCCAGGACATGGTGTTGGGCTGCTATTACCTAACGGCGGAGAACCCCGACGCCGTCAAAGGCGAGGGCCACTACTTTGGCAGTATGGAAGACGCCATCATGGCCTTCGAGCAGGGCGTGGTCGATCTTCACTCTAAGGTTTGGCTGCGGTTTGACGGCGAAGTGGAGTCTGACCAGCCTAAGAACACGTCTCCAGAGCGGATGGAATCTGAGGATGGCAGCATCACCGAAATTTACCCCGATCGCCGGGTGCGGCTAGACAGCGAAGGCAAGCTGATCTCCCAGTACATCAAGACCACGGCGGGCCGCATTATCTACAACAAGGCGGTGCTCGACGCGATCGCAGGCTAG